The window TTAAAACGGAACTTTTGGGGTTGGATACCATGATCGAAACTGAgaccttttcctcttctttgatATCATTACTCATTAGGTTGTTTGATTTCTGAGCAATCCAGACTTCTTTGAACGTGTTTACACTTTATAAACAGAGAGATCATGCAGATTAAGGAAGCAATTGGCATCCAAACAACTTTGAGTAGGCATTAACTGTTGTAAGTGAActttgatttttatatatacgtTGATTGGTATACTATAATGATTCAATGTTTTTTAGATGCCAATATCTAAGATTGTGTTTGCCTCTTGGCCCTTGATCGTACAGTTTAACCAATATCTGAGAACGTGAATCAGGTAGGAAGGCATTGCTACATCTCAATAAGGAGAAAGTCATTGTCTGTTATGAGGTTACATAGaaccaaaatagtttttataatgAAAAGGATTTTCTTCTCatatttttctctcttgagAAAACACTAAATATATCTTCTTCTATCTTTTGACAGTCTGATTCACACCCAAAGCTAGCAAATTGTTCTACGTCATCTCATGAAAGGTATACCCGTttgcataaaatatattttttacgttTGTTTAAGAAACATTAGAGTTAAGTATCTAATTGGTAATGTGTAATTGTTTATCAGGGTTCAATGCATGATAGTTTTGGAGACAAGGAcaactgtgtttcaaaaagaACAATAACAAAGACACACGAATCTTGATACTTTCAGAGTGAAACCCATCGTGAAGATGCTATTAGGTAATTTCTTAACTAATCTCTTCATCATGTATCTATATTCTATCTTAAAGAGTTAAAAAAACGTGAATTGGACTGGAGTTTAGTCAATGTGATAGAAACAGGTGCGAATCACGCAAGGTTCATGCAGAAATTAGGACAAGAGTCatggaaagaagaagaagaagaggatcaAGATATTGGAGCAAATAAAGTGTTCAAGAAAGTGAGAGAAAAATCTAAGATCAGGAACAGTCTTGATCATGAAGAAAAATATGACGAGaaagaaccagaagaatggcacAGTAAGCCAGGTTTGCCATTTaccttagaaaaaaaaacataagcattAGGTTTTGTGACATTAATGGTTTATTTGTTTTATCTGAATGGCACAACGTATACACAGGCGGTGTAACAGATCAACCTGAGGCATTGAGTCATTCCGGAGAAACTAATTTTCGGCACAAGAGGAGATCGCTCCACCATGGAAAAAAGTTTTTCAGTTTGTGTCTTCGGATTATACCAAATCCATTGAAATGGAGCCATTACGAGATGATGAGATGATGGATACTTCGGATTTGATGATATGATGCCTCTTACATCTTTCGCCAAATCTTTGGAGTATAAAGTTTGATGCATGAAGATTTAATCTTTTCACCTATCATTTCATTGTTCCATAACCAAGAAGCTCAAATCCAGGTGTTCAAGTTTAAAAGAATCTCTGAGTAGACTTAGCTATCTCATGTTCTGCTTCATCGATGTCATAGGATGTCTGCTTAAAATTCATGGACGTGCATGAATCCGGCCGGTTTCTTTGAAATCAAGCAAGAGAAGTAAGGGCAAAACAGCCAAGCATCTCTGCAATGAATGACTGAAGGTTTATGTTCGTAAATGCTGCAATCTTACTATTGTGATTAtagattctaatttttttttcaatctggATAATGAAACCATGACCTAATGTCACACAAGAAAAACCACTAAGGCTATATTCGTCTTGCATTTTTCATAAGTAATGAACACATTATTCCTAAGTAGTTCCTACAAACAAGAGTTGTATTCACATTATTCCTAAGTAGGGATACTCTCCCTGTTGATTTTATATGCTGTTCTTTTTTTTATGGTTTCCTTCTTGAATGTGCACTCAAAAAAACCTATTTAAAACTTATATATTGTGTGAGAATATTTGTTTGCATAGTCTAATCGTAGTAATTCGTTCAGGGATTGTAACGTATAAACGGTGTTATTTATACTATGAGGCTGCAAGCAACTTGGTGTTTAGTTGGAAAACAGCTTAATTTAATTTAGTTGGTcatatgtttttgtttggtttgtaACGTTCTCAGATCTATTAATCCCACTCAACtctaaaataacatattaatttAATCATTAGAGTTTTTATGAAAAGGAATCATTAAAATTACAAACTAACATAAAGAAAAGAGTAATGTTTTCGAGACAAAGCCAAAATTATTAATTGGAGAGTCATTTTTGGTTTGTATGATTTAAATTTCAAGTTTTGGTGatggtttgtttaaaaagttttttatttaatttggcttggtctgttttatttatttttttatctataataTGTTTTCATGAGCTGGTTtggaaataatattattttaggtatgaattgattttgattcattttatggTGTTCAAACTCAATGATTCTAAAGTAAAAACAAAGTTCAAATTAGTTTGTAAATTTTAGTATTGCTTTATTCCAAAcctaaaacataagataaaagtATTTAAATCCTAACTAAGTTTAATTAGTTATTAATCCATCTTATGTATATCCTATATttgatttcaaaaaaattgtgagttttaattatgtttaattCGGTAGTCACAAGATAATGAATAGATAAAAACCAATTTTATTATTCTACCAATTTGATAGTTTAAAATCGATtgcaatatatatacacaatttttatcatatataagtgcaaaaaaaaataattaagttaaaataaattgatccaaaaaaatttagttaaattAAACACTTATACGATTATACGagaacccgggcgtagcccggaaaaaGTTTCTAGTCATTAATAATCAGTAAATTAAGATGAACCAAACGGCATATCGATGTTTTCtgaaaaaatagatttaaataAAGCCAGTAGGTGATTAATGTAGAGTCGGCTGTTTGCATCAGCTCTGCATTAATATATGACGGCGCCAAGAACTTTAGGTGTGAGATTGGTTGAAGTTGATCGTTGTTCCTTTTGTTCTTCCGTTTGTGGTATAAACGGACATGAttgcagcaacaacaacaactaccCTTCCAGTGGGTAATTGATGCAGCTAAACCCGTGGTTGACAAGCAACACAAGGTTACAGACGATCACAACTCCTCTCCCATATAGGATTTCCTTTTTTAGTCAAAGGGCTTTGCTTTCCTTTTAAGTGTTTGTGGTTTCCTTTTAGAGATATGAGTTTTTTTACTAAATCCTTCAGGTTTATGGTTTTCTCGGTTACATCAAAGCTTTGTAAGACACGATTTGATTAATAAAGTTATTGATTTGGTTTTAAAGAGCTTTCGAGCACTGCGAAGAGTATTCGTGGTCCTAAGAGTTCTCACGAACACTGCAAAGAGTATTTGCACCATCTTTCTAGCGTTTTCGAAGATACCTTCGGGAAACATTACCATCTTCTCATTCAAACCCTTGATCTTGAAGATTCATAGCTTCCGCTCTCCAttagttggtatcagagccagtaCGTTTCTGGATTTCTTCTTGCGTTATCATGACAAAAAAGACGGCAGAAGGAACTGGTATTGATATGACGGATCTACGAGACCTCCTCGTAGGGATGCAGACAATGACTCAAAAAACCATCCAACAGCAAAGTGAGGCGTTCACCACAGCATTCGCGGCTGTAACAGATCGTCTTAACGCCCTAACGACGGCCTTGACAATTCGCGTGGACCCACAGGCCCAACCGGTCGTTGATCCTCAACGCCAGGCCACACATAATCAGCCACTACCACCACGACCACAACCTCATCAACCACAACAACAGATTCCACCTATCCATCAACCTCCTCATCATCACCAGCAACAACAGCAACATCGTCACCAATTTAATGATGCTCGGGCACATGACTTatacgaggaagaagaagaagaagatcatcgAAGGGTTTATCGGGAGGACCTGCGGTAGCGAGATTTTATTAATAATCGATGGGAGCAGAGTTTTAAAGTGGATATACCCGAATTCCAAGGAGGGCTGAAAGGCGGTGACCTTATCGATTGGTTAATATCCGTTGAGGAAATCATGGAGTTCAAGGAAGTCTCACCTAATCATCGTGTTCCTCTCGTGGTTATGCGCTTCCGTGGTCATGCTGCTACATGGTGGAAACAATTAAAAACAACACGTTCTCGTACGGGTAAAGAGCCTATCAACTCATTGGAGAAACTGACCAAACATCTACGTCAAACCTTCCTCCCATATAACTACGAACACACCATGTACACAAAACTGAAGAATTTGCGTCAAGGCAACGGCACCGTCGACGAGTATGCAGAAGAATTTTCACTGTTATTGACTCGTAATGAGATTAATGACAGGTAAGTTAAAATAGTATCTCGTTTTACTGGAGGCCTACGTCCCCAACTACAAATGGCTATGGCTCATTTCGATTCGTCTACAATTGAGGAGCTCATAGACGTGCAGCGTCCTTTGAACAACAATCAAAAGCGTCAAATTGGTCTACACCGTCCAATCGCGCACGCAGTCAAGAACACACAGGAAGCAATGCTCCTGCGACGTCGGCAAAAGAAGCCAGTGAAACCGCAAACTCTACAACCAAACCGGCAAACCAAGAAGAACAACAACTACGATGATCTACACATCCTAACGTGCTGAGATGCTACACTTGTGGCGAACTAGGGCATAGACAGACAGCCTGTCCTCATGCTACGAAACGCGGGTTAATTATGGAGGAGACAGCAAACGGGCTTGATGTCTATGATTTGCAAGAGGATGACCAGGAAACGGAGGACATTTTTCCCCCCACGGGCGATACATGGCATCTTATGGTTGTGCGACAAACCTGCCTCCCACCACACCTTCAAGACGACAAGTGGCTTCGCACTAATATATTTTGTCTACTTGTACCATCAAGGGACGAGTTTGCACTTTTGTTATTGATTCGGGTAGCAGTAAGAACATGATCTCTGAAGAAGCAGTCGACAAACTTGGCTTTACTCGTGAAGCCCATACTGTGCCATACACTCTAGGATGGCTTAACGACAGCGTCAACTTACGTGTCTCTCAACGTGCCCTCATTCCGTTTTCCGTTGGGCCATATTACAAAGATCGAATTTACTGTGATATAGCTCCTATGGATATCAGCCATCTTTTGCTAGGAAGACCGTGGGAGTATGATCGTTAGATCATACATTATGGCGTCGATACGTATCAATTTACTTGGGATACACACAAGATCCTCCTGCGTCCTTCAAAAGATCCACCTCTGGTACTAGAAGCTCAGCCTAGTTCTGTTTTACCAGCAAAACAACCATCACTCATATGTTCTTATAGGACATTTAAAACCGAACTTCATGAAGAGGGTATAGCGTTTGCGTTAGTTACAGCACCGACTCCTCCGTCTCTTCCATCACCTTTACACAACAACATTGAAGCCATCCTTGAAGAATTCCGCGGTGTCTGCCCAACAGACTTACCAACTTCATTACCGCCACTGAGAGATATTCAACACCAGATTGACCTCATGCCAGGTGCAACGCTCCCCAACTGTCTGCATTACCGTATGAGCCCGGACGAGCATGAGAAACTGCGCAGACAAGTGGAGGATTTGTTACGCAATGCTCATATTCGCGAAAGCCTTTCCCCGTTGCGGTCCCGCTCTCCTTATTCCAAAACATGGCGTATGTGCGTTGATAgtagaacaaaaaataaaattacggtGTGCTACCAATTCCCGATTCCGCATCTTGATGACCTCTTAGACCAAGTGGGTTctgcttttattttttctaaaattgatcTTAAGAGCGGTTATCATCAGATACGAATCAGACCGGGTGATGGTGGAAGACAGCATTTAAAACCCGTGAAGGTTTATTTGAGTGGTTAGTAATGCCTTTCGGGCTGTCCAATGCGCCTAGCACCTTCATGCGTATTATGAATCAGTCAGTTAACCCTTTCATTGGAAAGTTTGTCCTCGTATACTTTCACGATATCCTGATATTCAGCTCTTCCATTACCGATCATCTGTCTCACATTCATGATGTTCTGAGTATGCTTCAGAGAGATCAACTTTTTGCAGCCAAACATAAGTGCGAGTTCGGCGTGCCTGAGGTTTTGTTCCTCGGTTACATTGTGTCTGGAAAAGGGCTGGCGATGGACCAAAACAAAGTAGAAGCGGTGCATTCTAGGCCACTTCCTACGACAGATACGGAGGTTCGAAGCTTCCATGGTTTGGCTCCGATCACCAGTTGCATGAAGGAGGGTAGATTTAATTGCACTCCGGAGGCTACAGCCGCGTTTGAGCTGATCAAAACTAAACTCACCACTGCACCCGTTCTCGTTTTGCCAGATTTCTTTGAAACCTTCGAGTTACATAGTGATGCATCTAAATTAGGGATCGGTGCAGTGCTCAGTCAACGGGGACGTCCTATAGCCTATTATAGCGAGAAGCTGGCCGGTGCAAGGTCTCGTTATAGCACTTATAATGTGGAATTTTATGCCATCGTCCAAGCTATCAAACACTGGCGCCATTACCTTGTTcatcaataatttattttattcaccAATCATGATGCATTGCGCCATCTCGATAGTCAAGCCAAAGTTTCGGCTCGACATGCGTCCTGGATCACCTTTCTCCAGCAGTTTACTTTCGCTATTAAGCATCAGTCTGGTAAAAAATATCGGGTGGCTGATGCTTTAAGCCGCCGccatacactacaagaaaacatgtaTCTTCCGACTACACAATTGGTAGCAAATTAGTCACAAAATCACACTTTACGACTGATTAGCGACTGAACATGAGGTCGGAAACCAACGCGTCGCAAAAAACAAACGGTCGTAAATCAATCGGAAATGAGCGACTGATTTACGACTGTTTTACGAGTACAGTACATAGTCATAGAACAGTCTTAATTCAGTCGTAACTTTTGGCGACGATTTTGCGACATCTCTTACGACCAGTCTGCGACATCTCTTACGACCAGTCTGCGACATTTTTGCTGTCATAAGGTCATGTATTGTCGCCGCAGATCAGTTGGAAAATATCAGTCGTAAAATCAGTCGTAATATAGTGGTCGGGAATCAGTCGTAAAACATTAGTCGGGAATCAGTCGTTATATTTAGTCGGTCATCAGTCGTTAAATTTTACGATTTTGCTACTAGTTAGCGACTACATTGCTACTGTTTTTTGGGCCAAATGGTTTATTTATGCACTAAATACTGACTGATAAGCGGCTATACAACGAGATTTATTTCcaaattttgtgattttaattttattttgcttgatttcctgttttttttattgtttggaACAATTGAtaataaaaaactgaaaatgttAACAAGCTAAAACATTTGATACAAAATAATTCCTCTTATAGGAGTTTAACAAGTTTGATACAAAAGAACTCCTCTTATAGGAGTTTAACAAgctgaaaatattttaacacCTGATCATAAGTTTCAAGgtacacaaaatattttaacaccTGATCATAAGAGAACCTAATCATCCGACTTGTTAGCTGCAACGTATTCAACGTACTGAGGATTTGTTGCAGTCAAAAACTTGTCCACTCTAGATAACTCCTTGAGCTGTTTTCCTTGCTCTGCGCTATGAGCAGCCTGCTCCTTGATTATGCGGAGATTGTTTGCGTTTTGGGCAGCCTGCTCCTCGATTTTGCGGAGAGCGATTGCATTCTGGGCAGCCTGCTCCTCGATCATGCGGTGAGCTTCATCAAGCTGTGTTTGCAGGTCCAGGATTGAAGAGGATGCACTGTACTTCCGCTTTCCATTGACGAGAGTACTCTCCACGCTTCCAATTCCATAATGTTTTCCTCTTTTGTCTGTGTAAGTGgactacaaaaaaaagagaagaaccAAGTATGATGtatcaaaaacaagaagaaaaaagtaTCATGTATCAGAGAAACAAGAGAAACAAGTATAAACCCATAGAAACAAGTATCCcataaggaaaaataaataataaaagcaGAGGAAACAGTATGTATCATCTACCAAAAACGAGAAGAAACAAGCATCAagtataaaagataaaatataaaaccaaagaaaacagattatatatcaaaaacaaactaaacttaagagaaaaaaattacCAGGAGGAATATCTCATTAGCATCATCTATAGAGAGCTCTGGAGCTTGTGAACTAGACTCTGAAGGGTCTGCGTTTTCAGCCTCAAGGTCATCCAACTTTGACTGTTTGTTCCGCCGATACACCTCAACAACCTCCTGTGCTTTCATATCCACAAAGGTCCCATCCTTTTTGTATTAGTCCTAATGAAGACTTCACTAAGAGTCACCGGTCTGCCCGATTCCTCTACCCGAAATGGTAAACAAAGTAAAGGGTATTaagacataatttttttttagtttggtcAAAGAAAAGGAAGTTACCATTTCTTGTTCGATTTGTTGGAAAGACTTCTGCCCTGAGTTGTGCTTTTGAGGACCAAGACATTTACGGTCAGACATCCGAGCAGCTGAAGTCGTCAAACTCTTTTCTTTGGCTTCAGCAGTGTCCCAAAAAGCACATATTTTTCTCCACAAAGTTTTCTTAATCCAGTTTGGTCTCTTTCGAGAAGTCCTGCGATTGCTAACAATGTCTTTGAGACGGCGCTGACCTATCCTCTCAAACTTCTCCTGAACTAAACCGGTTAGTGTAGAACGCCATGTATGAGTTTTCTACAACAGAAGAGAAAGTTGATATTAAAAAGCAAATTAAACTAAAGAAAGTAGAAATGCGAAGTCTAGAAGAAAAGAACTCAACTGCAAACTCTACAAACCATCTTTCTTGTCTTCGCCGAGGCACAACAGTCCCGCTGTAGTATTGACCGTTAAACTTGTTTTTAAAGATCTTAGTGATCTTCCGAGTCAGTTTACCCTTGTCCGAACCAAACCTAGAAACACAGAAACATCATATTAGGCTGAGAGTGATATAAAATACATTCATCGATATTTAACAAACATTAATCACAATtagtaatcaaataaaatttacaaacaTTCAAAGGACTAAAGTTTAAACCCGTAAATGATAAAACTGAAAACAATCACAAGTCCTAAAGCTAAAACCCGTAAAGAACAAAAAAGACTACTCATTCACAAGACAGACAAACAACTCGTTATGAACAAGTCATTGAAGGTTTAAGCTTTAGTCTTTTTGTTCATTACAGCTTGCAGCTTTAAGCTTTAGTCAAAAGACTAAACCTTTACAAGACCCATAATGAGCAAAAGACTAAACCTTTACAAGACAAAACAAACAACTCATTTACAAGACAAAAGAAACAAGTACTTACCCTTTAAACCGTAATGAATAAAAGACGAAAcatttagaggaaaaaatatattcaccAGTACAAGAAAGCTCATCATTTCCAAACCCAATCAAAATTAAGCTTCAAGATAAGAAAGTACCAAGTGGTTCCAGGCTCCAAGTAGGGAGAAAGGGTAGTTAAGCGCTCCCTGCCTGGCTGGGAGAGAAGAGCATTGACAACATCCATCTGGTCTTTGGAGAGAGTCGGTTCTACATGAGGAAATTCTTCATCTTCTGAATCTTCTGCAGTCTGTGAGTTCTGAGCTTCAGAAGTGCTCTGAGATTGTGGCGATTGTGGTTGTCGAGTCGCTGAAGTCTGAGATCCTCGAGGTAAGGAAGTCTGAGATGCTCGAGGTTGTGAAGTCTGAGACGCTCGAGGCTGTGAAGTCTGAGACGCTCGAGGCTGTGAAGTCTGAGACCCTCGAGGCTGTGAAGTCTGAGACCCTCGAGGCTGTGAAGTCTGAGACCCTCGAGGTTTTGGCGATGGAGTTGAAGCTCTTCGGGATTGGACCATCGAGTCCT of the Brassica rapa cultivar Chiifu-401-42 chromosome A03, CAAS_Brap_v3.01, whole genome shotgun sequence genome contains:
- the LOC108870391 gene encoding serine/arginine repetitive matrix protein 1-like, producing the protein MSGKKKQKKMLTSSAKTPSPLPSQYEFVPRTQAPPPVPNRQPPPSVSDYPPPAQLFQDSMVQSRRASTPSPKPRGSQTSQPRGSQTSQPRGSQTSQPRASQTSQPRASQTSQPRASQTSLPRGSQTSATRQPQSPQSQSTSEAQNSQTAEDSEDEEFPHVEPTLSKDQMDVVNALLSQPGRERLTTLSPYLEPGTTWFGSDKGKLTRKITKIFKNKFNGQYYSGTVVPRRRQERWFVEFAKTHTWRSTLTGLVQEKFERIGQRRLKDIVSNRRTSRKRPNWIKKTLWRKICAFWDTAEAKEKSLTTSAARMSDRKCLGPQKHNSGQKSFQQIEQEMVTSFSLTKLKKNYVLIPFTLFTISGRGIGQTGDS